The Leptodactylus fuscus isolate aLepFus1 chromosome 3, aLepFus1.hap2, whole genome shotgun sequence genome has a segment encoding these proteins:
- the EFHC1 gene encoding EF-hand domain-containing protein 1 codes for MSSHPVHGLPFLPGNTYRDPTKSAFHRTQTLTYRNGYSRPVLPTVGIGRDPITVNQLSQAELDELSNKRPTLTYGQVRQAPPSSFVPVYVAFDKKVLKFEAFFKETVPISQDEHYRVRRVSVYYYLEDDTISVVEPPVVNSGIPQGTFIKRQRHPKNDNGDHYHWKDLNVGINITLYGRTFRLVSCDRFTQDFLESEGIDVNLPEAIPPDPYTELRKEPARTYITPPDFDKLKQFLTMDRKVLRFFSLWDDTDSMFGDTRPVIIHYYLVDDTVEVREVHERNDGRDPFPVLMKRQHLPKSVKDVRDTFPKCVLEMSDQEVTEWYSPRDFMVGHHVTILGRKFFLYDCDDYTRTFYQENLGVQDLTPAEVKKPQEEEVTQEIPPYNGYGLLEDSLQNCLTLVPKPPKKDVIKMLENDHKVLRYAAALDSMNPEDKGRRFILCYYLSDDTISVFEPQIRNSGIIGGKFLEKSRVPKPGSSIDNPVYYGPADFTIGAVVEVFRHRFIIMDADQYVLNYIKAHRHEFPCKVLDSLEKHFQPQEGDTELRIGAEELTDGSAETCDPAL; via the exons ATGTCCTCTCATCCTGTACATGGACTGCCATTCCTGCCCGGGAACACCTACCGGGACCCCACC AAATCTGCTTTCCACCGCACTCAGACGCTGACATACCGTAATGGGTACAGCCGCCCAGTACTTCCCACTGTAGGGATCGGTAGGGATCCGATTACAGTGAACCAGCTGTCACAAGCGGAATTAGATGAACTCTCCAACAAAAGACCAACCCTGACCTATGGCCAAGTGCGGCAGGCGCCACCGTCCAGCTTCGTCCCGGTGTACGTGGCCTTCGACAAAAAG GTGTTAAAATTTGAGGCCTTCTTCAAGGAAACCGTCCCCATCTCTCAAGACGAACACTACAGGGTACGGAGAGTGAGTGTGTATTACTACCTAGAAGACGACACTATATCCGTGGTGGAGCCCCCAGTGGTGAACTCCGGAATACCTCAAGGCACGTTTATAAAGAGACAGAGACACCCAAAAAATGACAACGGGGATCATTACCATTGGAAGGATCTCAACGTGGGCATTAACATTACCCTGTACGGCAGGACGTTCCGTCTGGTCAGCTGCGACAGATTCACACAG GATTTTCTAGAGAGCGAGGGCATCGACGTGAACCTACCAGAAGCAATCCCTCCCGATCCCTACACCGAGCTCCGTAAAGAGCCGGCCCGTACCTACATCACACCACCCGACTTTGATAAACTCAAGCAGTtcctgaccatggaccgtaag GTCCTGCGGTTCTTCTCGCTCTGGGATGACACGGACAGTATGTTCGGGGACACACGGCCAGTCATTATACACTATTACCTGGTGGATGACACTGTGGAGGTCCGGGAGGTCCACGAGAGGAATGACGGGAGGGATCCCTTCCCGGTATTAATGAAGCGCCAACACTTACCGAAATCTGTGAAGGATGTAAGAG ATACCTTTCCAAAATGTGTCCTGGAAATGTCTGACCAGGAGGTGACGGAGTGGTACTCCCCCCGGGACTTCATGGTGGGCCACCATGTCACCATTCTGGGGCGTAAGTTCTTCCTGTACGACTGTGACGACTACACCCGAACCTTCTATCAGGAGAACCTGGGGGTCCAGGACCTGACACCTGCTGAGGTCAAGAAGCCCCAGGAGGAAGAAGTGACACAG GAGATCCCTCCATATAATGGCTATGGTTTGCTGGAGGACTCTCTTCAGAATTGTCTCACCCTGGTCCCCAAACCACCCAAGAAAGACGTGATCAAGATGCTGGAGAACGACCACAAGGTCCTGAGATACGCGGCCGCTCTG GACTCAATGAACCCCGAAGACAAAGGCCGGCGTTTCATCCTGTGCTACTACCTGTCCGACGACACCATCAGTGTTTTCGAGCCCCAAATCCGCAACTCAGGAATCATTGGAGGGAAATTCTTAGAAAAGAGCAGAGTTCCCAAACCGGGCTCCTCCATAGACAACCCCGTCTACTACGGCCCTGCGGACTTCACCATTGGCGCGGTTGTCGAAG TTTTCCGGCACCGGTTCATCATCATGGACGCCGACCAATATGTATTAAATTACATCAAGGCTCACAGACACGAATTCCCCTGCAAAGTATTGGATTCATTGGAGAAACACTTCCAGCCACAAGAGGGCGACACAGAGCTAAG